Below is a genomic region from Candidatus Latescibacterota bacterium.
CAACACCTCCGGTGCGGCGTTTCCGTGCTCTACGGGATCGAGTCCCAGCACCTGAAGAGGAGGACGTAGCACTGCAATGTCCACGGTGAAGAACACACGAGGTCTGAGGTTCATGATGGCATGTATCACGCCACGTCTGAATGCGGGATCGTTCTCACTCGTCTGGGCTATCAGCTCACGGCGTGCTGTGCCGCTGTGATCGCTGCAGAAGTCCAGTTCGCGTGTCTCAAACTTGCCGCTGTACGCACTGGCAAAGCTGTCTCGACCACCGTACAACACCGCACTGAATTCTGGGAACAAGGCGTTGATGGTTTGGTCTACTGTTCGACTCCACACGTCGTTTTCGGCTGTGTCGTAAACAGCTACCACCACTGCATCAGGACACACGGCGTTGATCATTTGTGCACGAACGCGATAGTCGAGAGCGTGTTCGGAGTCTGCGGGCGCTGCCCTACAACCAAGCATCACCAGCATGTGTCTGTGTTTCTGTGCTACGTGCCGCAACAGGTCAACGTGTCCTGGGTGTAGCTCATCTACTTGGAAGCGGCCGATCACTACACCAATGACCTTGGTCTCAGAGGTCATGAACTTTCAGTCCTTTCGTAGGCTCTACAGATTCGCATTGCCAGATAGGGAGAAGGAATACTACCTCACCTATGCGATACCGGTACCGAGTGTCGGGTGGGAGATCTTCTCGTGCTATGACGGCACTGCCCTTGTCCTTGAAGAAATGAGCTTGTGCTAGTTCGTCACGCCAGTCGGGCACCGAGAGATCGAACTTATCCTTGCGCAGACCAGCGTAGTACTCCCGAAAATTTGGGGCACCACTTGGGCTTACAAATATTACATACTCAGTGTGACTGGCTTTTGATACGTGCAGTGTCATGGGTTATCTCTTGCTGTCGAGTGTGTCGATCAAAGCTCCTGCAACAACCTCAACTACTTGGTCCAATGGGATGAATTCCATGTGATGCTTCTGCCGCCTGGTCACTTTAATCCAGGCTTTGAGTTTGTTAACCGCGTGTGCGCGTTCGTCCGGAGTCATGATCATTTTTTCCACTTGAAGGGTTTACCTTTGCATAGGGGGCAGTACCACTTACCGGTAGCGCCACAGCGATACACCAAGTAGTGTATGATTCCCTTGCCGATCCAGTACGACACCACGAAACAGATCAAAACAATTGTTGTCCACATATCAAAACAGTCTTAACAGGATTAGAATGATACCGAGAGTCACAGAAACTCCCACTATCACCCCATTCGCGAACTGTTTATTCTCGGCAGTCATAAGATACCTTTCCTGTTCTCCCGCTCTCCCGGGGTTTCTCCCACTCACTCCAACGCGCTCCCGCCCGTACTCCAGTCGTTACTCCTGCGGAATTAGAGTGCTGAGCACTTGACTGTTCACGGTCTCGGTCAGTCTCCCACTTCTCCCGGGGTCTTGGACACCTCGTCTGGAAGCAGAAGTAGCGTTGAAAGAGTTAGGTTAGTACATGAATACTAGCTCACAATAGTGTGTTGATGAGATCCAGAACAAACCACAACGACAGTACGACAATTGCTATCTCTAGCGCTAGCGTGAGCCAGCCACTTAGCTGATAGCGTATGCGAATACGTTCCTCAAGGGATTGCAACCAAGGCGCTCTCATCATCGTTTGAAACTAGCAACTAGAACAGTGGGATGGATAGCCATTGCGCCTACCCCTAAGGACTCTTTCGCCTGTTGACACAGAGGCGTGGTCATGGGAAGGACGATGTGCGGCGCACCAGCAAATGCTCCGTCCATTTCGGCGGCTGTTTCTGACTCGTATGGCCCAAAAAGTTCTGTGATGC
It encodes:
- a CDS encoding NUDIX domain-containing protein, with the protein product MTSETKVIGVVIGRFQVDELHPGHVDLLRHVAQKHRHMLVMLGCRAAPADSEHALDYRVRAQMINAVCPDAVVVAVYDTAENDVWSRTVDQTINALFPEFSAVLYGGRDSFASAYSGKFETRELDFCSDHSGTARRELIAQTSENDPAFRRGVIHAIMNLRPRVFFTVDIAVLRPPLQVLGLDPVEHGNAAPEVLLGRKADEHLWRFPGGFIDLKDKDGEEAAARELQEETGLTAHTLGYVGSLTVDDWRSRGANDVGHKTILYKCTSFSGDPKGNDDLPLVGWFPLAAASRDRIVDAHKPLFDMLLERI